The stretch of DNA ATTCATGACCCCGGGCCATAAGAATGTCtacataatgtttttattttattttatttatttatttatttttttatatgtaaccTTAAAATACAGTAATCCTTCGAACTGTGTTACAATGACCTTTTTAATCTGTAACAGAATACtttaattaaattcatttaaattaaatttagtAACCCTCCCAACCCTGTTAGTGAGCATATCCCTTGGCCATCCTGTGGATTCTGCAGCTGTTTCTTCTCAGTCTTAACTCATCTTGAACGAGTCTCCAGTCATCATGGCAACAAATTCTGGGAAGACAGCAACATTTATCACGTTACGGTTATGGGAACGCCAACAGTGATTATGGGCGTCTGAGGCTCATTTTGTAGCCACCATCACGCTCAATTAAGGAACTCTAGGATCTCCAAGGACTTCTAAGCTGTTTTTCCTCCCCATGTCTTATAATGACAGTTAAATCTGGGCTTTTTAGCTGCTGGGAGACCAAAGGATCCAGGGACATTCAGGGGAGGAATGTGAACATTtgagacaaatgtttgtggacaccccttctaatgaacgcattcggctactcgttgctgacacagatgtgcaaatgcacacacaaacacagcttgtctagtctctgtagagcagtattgccaatagaataggagcagataaacacaaagctcttgtcaccatgctgcctaatgccagatgtgggctggaggggtctATAAAGCAGtgaaagcagtggaactggtggatggggtggtgatcatccaacatcctgacctcactaacgcactggttgctgaatgcaatcaaatcctcacagcaatgctcctcacaCTGGACACTGTACAGTAGAGACTGCCAATaatctatttttaatacccttgatttcagaagaaacattgagcagagaaggtgtcccaatacttttgtccaaaagtgTATTTTTGCCCCCTATACAGAAGACCTACATATCCTTATTTGGACCCAATGCCAGTGACAAAACGTTGGCGATATTCCGCTCAGGTTTGTGGTTCTGGTACCTTCATAATCAATGGTTCCATCTCCATCCTTGTCAGCCTCCTTCATCATCTGCTCTGCCTCCTCCTCATTCAGAGGTTCACCAGCGTTCATCAGGACATACCTGCAAACACAGAGGAGTCCCCACAGTGACCTGAACTGAAAGGCACTCCTGCCTCATTGAGTAAAAGCAACTTGAATTTACTTGAGTGTGTTCCAGTCGATGTAGCCCTTCGCCTCCTTATCAAACACTTTGAAGGCAGCTCGTAGCTCCGCGTCTTGGTTTTTAGTTCGTTCATGGTAAAGAGCCATGAGACCCAGGAAGCTGTCGCAGTTGAAGGTGCCTTTTCCTGCAGAAAGCaggatgaaataaaaaaagtagcCTGGTTAAAGAGCTGTTGGCAGATTGGGGGAGTTGTATTCTTCTTATTGGTGCAAactcattcattagaaggggcgtccacaaatatttggacatgtagtgtatctatcTGCTGTAAATGGACTGGAGACAGAGCAGATGTTCAGTTCTGCAGACAGGCTGCAGATGGCGTTGACTGCTTTATGAAGAAGGGAGTGCTGAAGTGACTCTGTGTTCAATGGCGCCCACATGTGGTCACGTCCTGACTCCCAGCACTCATCCCGGTAATCCTCTTATGTGCCTCTGTTTACCAAACTCTGTCTAAAGGGTGCTCAAATTAACTGGCTGACATGGAGAGTGCTGGGAGGGCAGGAGGGCAGAGCGTAAGCCGCTGCAGATTCAGTTACATTAGAATACAGTGAATTACACTACTTTGGGATTGTGCTGGTTTATTCAGCGGGATCCCTCCCTGGGCCTGGTAAAGCGGCTTTAGCCCCGTCATAGAAATACTGCACTGTGATACAGCCGGGACAGATGTTTTTACAGATGATATTATTTCTAATAATATTAGTAGCAGAATTATGTATTATTGCTagtggtggtagcagtagttattaatataatactaatgtaaataatactaatacaacAATTTACAATAGTAAATTATAATAGTTTTGATTCTAAAGTTAAATAATCGTCATGTTAGAAATGTATTATAATACAATATTATAGTTAATTATAGttattataacttttatatagcattatatatattaaaaataatataatatattatatatatattataactatTGTATggttattataattatagttAATATAGTTGATATAATTATAGTTAATTTGGTGTTtgatgtggtgcaacagatgaaaccactagctgccatgAACTATTACACCAGGTgagagaccagggttcgattcccagtctgggtgtgctacaccaatacgagtccttggccaagactcctaacactgcattggcccacctctgtaataccagtaaccttgtaagtcgctctggataagagcgtcagataaatgctgcaaatgtatgacattttaagctagttttattattttaattatttaatttattaacttATTATTGAACTTATTATTGAACTGATTCCTGAACCTTCTGGTGTATTGTTCTATTTTCATGgctttgtttttaaaatttGACTAAAGATGGGTCCACTGATCTACTTTTAGAAACACATACAAATGCAGTACACTTCGGGTCTGCAAGGGGGCAGCACACCAGAAGCCCTGTGTCTTTAGATAGCAATTAAAGACACttttaaagggcctgtatcATAGAAAtgctttgttttattgtttttaaaatagtttaaatgatttaaaattGACAAGAATGGCCGTCTAATTAAATTCTCTTTGTGATGTGATTTTGATGAtgtcaggagccaatgggaaaatAGTTTTACTTCgaaatgtaaacactgtacGTATATTATTGAGAAGACTTCGATTTAGTTCCATAtacctgctgaaaaacatcaacTTGTGAGAAATGATTGAATCCAACATCAGTTCAGTTTGCTTTTTTAGTGTAATgtacttttcacaacaaatataTGCAAAACAGACCAAAATATTGGCTTATATAGCACTTATATTGGctcttatataaatattatggaATTATTACATTATAGATTTTGCTACAACATTAGAACAATgctttttagaaagtttaatcAGATTATTTTTGTCAGAAAATACTTATTTACAAACGCAGTAAATCAGTGAATATCTGGCTAGAATTgcttctgtcaaggggtgggtcTACATATCAGAGAGCaactgaacagtcagttcttaaaggtgatgtgttggaaggaGGGAAAACTGGTAGACATAAGAAtctgaaccaaactgtgacggccagacgactgggtcagaacatctccatgACATCAGACAGatctttgggggtgtttctggtatgcaatGGACAGTACCTACCAAGATGGcctcaaggaaggacaactggtaaacCGGCGGCGGGGTCAGAAGtgcaaggctcattgatgcattTACATGAACGTTGATAATTAGCAGTGTTTAGCagacgcccttatccagagtgacttaggAAAGTGCGTAAGTGTTCCCTCAGAACAGCCAAAGCTAGTGTCAGTGGACCCTGAATTCAAGATGCTTCGAGTTCTGACCCTGGCAGAAATGAGTACCCACTAGCCCTAATACAACCAAGCAACACACAATTCCCAGAACCTGAATATGGAGATGAATATGGATACTATtaaaagaggtgggtcttcagctGGCGAAGACattctgctgttcggacactcagggggagttcgttccaccactttggtgccaggacagagaacAATCTGGACGCTCGTCTCCCATATGCCATGCGAGAGACAgtgggtcaagccaagccgtacttggaGCACCATGGGCTCTTTCTATGGATCaagttttgaccattgccatcaggtagtAACGAGCTGGACcattttttggctttgtaggtcaCTGTCAGGGTCTGATAGAGGTTGctgcaggaagccagtggagggTACTCTGCAAGGGagtgcgatccatggaggccccacctcacaacttctgACCCTCACAACTTCTACTGCTTaggatctactgctaatgtCTTTGGTGCCAGATAGAAATAGATAGAGAGTGTTATTATTCTCAGTCCATGAACATTCAGAGCCCAGATTAAGGCTAATCTTAGACTAAAGCTATTTCCAATTGTGATTCTtcagtccaagactaggctttaTCAATGTTCAGGAACCCACCCTTTGGTCGTCTGACGTGTTTGTAAtagcaaataataaataaaaccacaCCCCATCTCTCCAAACTCACCATCCTTATCCACATCTTTGGCCATCTTGCTCAGCTCTCTCTTGGTTGGGTTGATTCCCATCAAACTCATCAGCCTCTCCAGCTCCTGCGTCTTCACGTCTCCGTTCCCGTCCTCGTCAAACATCTCAAACACGCCTTTATACTCGCTGATCTGCTCAGGGGTCAGTTTGCTTGCCTACGAAGGGGCCGTGCACTGTTATTTAGTATAATCAGTATATCTGTAGATCAACTACACTCTAATTATGAAGGGTTCTTGATACATAGTGCAagtaacagtagtggaaccccTGTAGAACCATCTCCAAAAGGCTTTCCATCGATGCAAAGCATCCGACACAGGGTAATGTTTACAGGGGGAACAATCACACTATCTCCACTATCACCCTACTGGAACCCTATAAATCATTCTGTTATTAATCGTAATGCAGAAACTGCTGCTAATCATTTGGTAACAGTTTAGCTTAttgtgtggagtcccacagggttctattttagggtctataaaACTGATGTTGTTATGAGAGTTATGAGGCCtatgtacagggtttaaggaGTTAGTTAAACTAGTTGGAGCACTGTTTAACACTGTGGTGGAACTTGTTAAAGAACTGGATATATTAAAGATATATGCCTGATGAAAACATAACAtctgaaaaaaaagccaaaatatGTACTTCTTGTAGTccttaatgtgtttattttatatattttaaattattttattaaatattttctattttttatataGGGTTCTTCATTTTCACACATTCACTCCATCAAAAGACACTTCCCAGAGTCTATGGGCTTTATACCAATGTATGGGTTCGTCCAACATCGGAAAAAAAAGGCCCAAATATGTACTTTATGTAGTccttaatttgtttattttatatattttatattatgttattatgtatTTACCATTGTATGGGTTCGTCCAAGAGCCTTTCCATCATGACAAGGACTTTAAACTTGAAACACTCACATATCTGATTCACAGAATAGTTCTCagctcccccctcccccccaagaATTCTTTacaggttctttagtaaaggttaCCATGacattttaaagaaccatctgaatgtttaaagggttctttgcacggttcttctgttcttctggtgtagatggttctttaaaatggttctataaaggACCAAAACGGGTTTGTTCTTTTGCTACATGTTGCAGAACCTTCTTGGTACTATATATAGAACATTTTATTGAgccaagtgtgaagaaccatccattgaaaGGCTTTAAAGGAAACAAAAGTACTTATTTGCATCATGCAAAGAGTTAAAACCACACAGAAAACACCACAGAaagtatgttattattattgttattataaaatatcaTCAGGCAATTTTACATATGATATGAAAAGCTAAGCTAAATAAGTTGAATACGCAAAGCAACTCACCATGCTGTCAGGATTCTGGACTGGAAGGTTGTGCATCTGATGGTCTGGTGTTGGAGAAACTCACTCTTGAAACCCATAACCGATGTCAAGTTAAATTCTCCCCTGGGATTtttacacacttttacacacaccaTTTATGGTATCCAAGAGATTGGCCATGTCCCACTGGAGGGAGCATCCTCCCTGCTCATTACCGAGTGTGAATTTGTAGGCTGGATCACATGTTGTCCTGATTAATGACAGCTAAGGAAGAGTTCGGTGTGTTCATGTGTAAGGAAACCCCCTAGCACCTGATACGACCTACAGGTTTGACCAGCTGATCTACTGTGTTGGGACATGGCCGGCTGATCTTCACTCCTCTTTGGGATTTGGGAGCTTTTCAGCAGGTGCTGAAGGATGCTCGGCCCAAGTGAACATCAGCAGACCAAATAAAGCTGTATGCACCAGTAGGCTTCTATTTCCAGTTCCCAACAACTGGGGTTCCCATTAGAGATTCCGGATTATTCGGCTATAGTAATTGCTCTGAACCTGAGGTCCGTAAGCAAAGGGCCTCACATTTGCTATGGGCTCTTAAGGGAAGGCCAGGAGTTCAGCACAGTGTTTGTAGACAGCTGCTTCTCCAGTGtgtctcctgaaatcaagggtcttcATTGGGAGTTTGTCCTCCTTTCAGGGGTGCTGTATGGTGGGGGTGGAGTTGGGGCGATGCtggtgactgacaggggccctaaaatgtattaattgcaTATTTGGGCAGaattgtgttgagctgtggggcccagtgtagcATCTTTTCATGGGGTCCAAAATCCTCATGTGCTGCAGTTACAGTTTCTCATACATATTGTACATATTGATGTAGTTTGACCTATTTACCTATTTTAACAGGACTGTTTCTGGACGTCTCGCGCCCCACAACATCCCATTTGTGTCTCAATTGTAGcctatatttaaatgtatgaaCTGTATTTACTACATTCATTTCCAAGACATATACACTAaccagccatgacattaaaaacaCCCGCCTAATTatgtaggtccccctcatgcTGATAAACAGGCCTGACCCACCGAAgcacggactccacaagacccctaAAGGTGTTCTTGGAACCGCCAAAACGctaacagcagatcctttgaaGTTCTGTAAGTTAtgaggtggttggtgtggtgcaacagaacaccactacctgccagtgagctaccatgccatgtgggagactggggttcgattcccggtctgggtgactatgctacgCTATGCTACATAagatccttgggcaagacttgggcaagactcctaactctacattggccctctgtaatatgagtaaccttgtaagtcttgTAAGCTAAATGCCAatgtgggacctccatggatcgcattgATAAGCCTGTCCTCATTTCCCCAGAGCCCTTTGGGAAGGTACTCCGTACCCCAGATTTGTAGATGTTCTAAACCCTGTTGTCTGGTTCTAGTTACAGGGGATTAGATCTGTATACttacccatttttcctgcttccaacacccCAAACTTACTGATGACTAACTGCCTattatagctcgggtttctcttcattcacgcataaatctttcgccttttactaaagatttccgtggaggggaacgttgacgagttttgcctattttgatggggcagtggtggctcagcggttagagtcttttgctgtaaataatattgtttattgcttttttaattcttatttatattgtgtacatagtgtaaattatttatctacatttttgtaactgagtgtcctgctatccctttctgctgtcacactgtgaatttcacagtcccactgcgggactaataaaggactatcttatcttatctcatcttagagcaccgggatatcgataacagggttgtgggttcgattcccgggctcggcaagctgccactgttgggcccttgagcaaggcccgttaccctctctgctccccgggcgctggagttggctgcccaccaccgctctggggtgtgagtatgtgagtgtgtgttcactaccagatgggttaaatgtggaggacacatttcactgtacagtgacaaatacgtgcacctttaccttatatATAAAGGGGGCCATTCATTCACCAGTTGTTCACTTGTTCACTTtatctgtcagtggttttaatgtaatggctgatcagtgttgtGCAGCCCATTATGTTCCAAGAAACACACTTTCACTTAAGCTTTTAttagtaatgtttttattattattaaggctCTTCCTCCAGTAGTGGAGAGAGACTGGTGGCCTGTGGCGCTGGTGCGTAAGCGGCGTAAGCGGCGTGGGGTTTCCCGAGGCGCACTGCAGGGTCACCGCGCCCATCTCGTTGTCTGATGGCCGGATGAGCAGCGAAGCGGAGGGGAGCGCTCCTTCAAGGAAGGCAACGGGAAGTGGCGACCAGCGGATTTACACGGTGCCCAGATCTTGCCTTACGGACTTAAATGACCGGTGCCTTGCATCGCAGTTGAACTGTGTGCTCGAAACCGTCCAGAACCGGGCTGTTTTCCGCCTGCGGAGAGGGTTATTTCTGGAAGCTGGACTCGTTTGTGAAGACTGAGGCTAGTTAGCGAGCTAGCTCGGCTTGGTCGTTGATGCGTGGATTTGACAGCTGCACAGTCGGGGTTTTTCGGTCAATGCCATATAAAACAAGGCCAGATACGACTGAGTACAGGTATGTCGGGCTATATGAGTGTTGCTGGAAGACGCAGGTTAAGTCGGCGGCGCTTGGTCGGTAATAACGCCTGGCTTGTTGTATGATGGACGGGGGAAGCGTGGAGGGGGTGGAGTCAGCGGGAGCTAGTcagtccaggtccagaaagtcaAACTCCACTCCGGGATTTCACTCCAGTTCCGCTGCAGCCGCGCTTTGCCGGAACTCCGGAAAACCCGGGGTGGATTTccactttctggacctggatcggCCTCCTCTGAGTAGCCGGAGCGAGTCCGCCAGGTAACCGAGCTATTTCCATACAACCAAAACGGCAAACGGGGCTGATTTAACAGCCCAGTTAAGCACAAAACGTTAGACTTGTCTACTTTTAACATCAGGACTGTTTACCGTATTTCCTTCTGCAGATCTTTCCTATCAGCCCTATCCGAGCTGCAGCTTCTTAAAACGGAGATTGGGAATATTTCCAACCCCTAATCTCTCCTCAGATGTAGACCCAGACACCCTTTCTATCTTATTATGAGCATAAATCATGATTTATAATCAATTTCCCGTCCGGAGTGACGATTCCCTTCACGTATGGGTGTCGGTAAGCtaccagctagctagctaattagctagatagctataatagctagctagctaacttcttCCCAATTTAAACCCAAACTAGGACCCATTTCTCATTCTTGCGATCTAAACTAcatctttaaccccttaactgTCAGACAAACCTTCGTTTTTTgggttgtgtgtttatttgggaGATATTTGAGCCTCCAGTCTGGCCGCTCGCCGCTCGtttcagttagctagctagttagcataggtggctagctatagctagctagctggttaGGGGTCGGCCGGCACTGCTCTTCGTGACCGGCTGTACAGGGCGAACTGCTGCGAAAACCTCCCCGACTGTAATCTGGGATTAAAATCAGATCAGCAGGCAGTTTTAACCAGCTAGCTAAAGCGATTAAGCATGATCCCAGGCCGAGCTGGAGCTCCAGTAAAGCCCGTTAGCTGATCGCGTTAAGCGGGCACGGCTGCTCCAAACTGCGGTGTAACGGGGTCGTGCTAGCGAGCTAATTGGACTTTCCTCGGCAAAGCCGCCCTCATTTCGGGCTTTCACCCTCGATATTTCGATTTAACCCCTTTTAGAGTGTGAATGCTCTCGAAAACGACATGGAAATTGGGTTGTAGGCTGGTCTGGCTGGTCTGTAGTAACTCCGAGGCACGTAGCTACAGACCCAGCCCTGTCCCCCAGCCTGGGGaaacatgggggggggggagaggatACTGGTGAAATATGAGGGTTACGACGCTTAATGGGGGGGTAACCTTTTAAATATATGCTTTAGAAACTCATATTTGTGCATAAATCTAACAAATAAACGATTCCTTCACTGTAGGGCCTGAGAAGAGGCTGTGAACAAGATGGCGTGTGGAGCTCCCTCCCTGCCTCCGTCCCTCCCTGCAAGACATTAGCATGCCATTGATTTAGCCCACAGGAAGGGCCAGGCAGAGGGTCTGGCTCCTTCAGTCCTTTTCACTGCTAAATATCAGCCTCATTTGCCCTTTTCTACACTGTAAGCCCTGTAAATTGTCTCTGATCTGGCTGTGAGGAGAGAGTTTTCCTGTTTGCCATAGGAGGCAAGCCGTGTCTTCTTCCATTAACCCAGTTTAATTGGTAGTGTGTACACTGTGTTCCTAGTGGACCGACCACCGGAGACGATGTGGTAAAGCTGGAGATCAATGCATTTGTTCTGTGTTGTAAGTTTAGTACTAGTAAGTGTGTGATTTGGTGgggaaatgctcagatgtggtttcaCACGCCCGTTAAACCCCATGTTATTTTTTCATTCTCCGACTGAAGCGCCGATTTTCCTTGTATGGAGGCCTAATGTC from Salminus brasiliensis chromosome 7, fSalBra1.hap2, whole genome shotgun sequence encodes:
- the LOC140559752 gene encoding calglandulin-like; protein product: MGAVTLQCASGNPTPLTPLTHQRHRPPASKLTPEQISEYKGVFEMFDEDGNGDVKTQELERLMSLMGINPTKRELSKMAKDVDKDGKGTFNCDSFLGLMALYHERTKNQDAELRAAFKVFDKEAKGYIDWNTLKYVLMNAGEPLNEEEAEQMMKEADKDGDGTIDYEEFVAMMTGDSFKMS